One part of the Phacochoerus africanus isolate WHEZ1 chromosome 7, ROS_Pafr_v1, whole genome shotgun sequence genome encodes these proteins:
- the AGAP2 gene encoding LOW QUALITY PROTEIN: arf-GAP with GTPase, ANK repeat and PH domain-containing protein 2 (The sequence of the model RefSeq protein was modified relative to this genomic sequence to represent the inferred CDS: inserted 3 bases in 3 codons; deleted 3 bases in 2 codons) translates to MSRGAGALQRRTTTYLISLTLVKLESVPPPPPSPSAAAAGAPGTRGAETGDPGSPRGAEEPGKKRHERLFHRQDALWISTSSAGAGGAEPPALSPAPASPARPVSPAPGRRLSLWAAPPGPPLSGGLSPDPKPGGAPTSSRRPLLSSPSWGGPEPEGRAGGGVPGSSSPHPGTGSRRLKVAPPPPAPKPCKTVTTSGAKAGGGKGAGSRLSWPESEGKPRVKGSKSSAGTGASAAAAAATAAAAAAGGGGAAATTSGGVGAGPGARGKLSPRKGKSKTLDNSDLHPGPPAGSPPPLTVPATLTPATAVTAASAMPTGPAPPITLEPPAPGLKRGREGGRASTRDRKMLKFISGIFTKSTGGPPGSGPPPGPSILSSGSGSRELLGAELRASPKAVVNSQEWTLSRSIPELRLGVLGDARSGKSSLIHRFLTGSYQVLEKTESEQHKKEMLVDGQTHLVLIREEAGAPDAKFSGWADAVILVFSLEDENSFQAVSRLHGQLSSLRGEGRGGLALALVGTQDRISASSPRVVGDARARALCADMKRCSYYETCATYGLNVDRVFQEVAQKVVTLRKQQQLLAACKSLPRSPXHSAASTPVAGQASNGGHTSDYSSSLPSSPNVGHREXRAEAVAVAGLSTPGSLHRAAKRRTSLFANRRSSDSEKRSLDSRGETTGSGRAIPIKQSFLLKRSGNSLNKEWKKKYVTLSSNGFLLYHPSINDYIHSTHGKEMDLLRTTVKVPGKRPPRAISAFGPSASINGLVKDMSTVQMGEGPEATTPTPSPSPSPSSLQPPPDQTSKHXLKPDRNLARALSTDCTPSGDLSPLSREPPPSPMVKKQRRKKLTTPSKTEGSAGQAEEENFEFLIVSSTGQTWHFEAASFEERDAWVQAIESQILASLQCCESSKVKLRTDSQSEAVAIQAIRNAKGNSICVDCGAPNPTWASLNLGALICIECSGIHRNLGTHLSRVRSLDLDDWPRELTLVLTAIGNDMANSVWESDTRGRAKPTRDSSREERESWIRAKYEQLLFLAPLGTPEEPLGRQLWAAVQAQDVAAVLLLLAHARHGPLDTSPVEDPQLRSPLHLAAELAHVVITQLLLWYGADVSARDAQGRTALFYARQGGSQLCADILLQHGCPGEGGSTATTPSAATTPSAATTPSITATPSPRRRSSAASMGRADAPVALV, encoded by the exons ATGAGCCGGGGCGCGGGCGCGCTTCAGCGCCGGACAACGACCTACCTCATCTCGCTGACCCTGGTCAAGCTCGAGTCGGTGCCTCCGCCGCCGCCTTCACCATCTGCGGCCGCAGCCGGCGCCCCCGGGACCAGAGGTGCCGAGACCGGGGATCCTGGCAGCCCCCGAGGCGCGGAGGAGCCGGGCAAGAAGCGGCACGAGCGTCTCTTCCACCGACAGGATGCGCTGTGGATCAGCACGAGCAGCGCGGGCGCCGGGGGCGCCGAGCCCCCCGCCCTGTCCCCGGCTCCGGCCAGTCCGGCCCGCCCCGTCTCCCCTGCTCCCGGCCGCCGCCTCTCCCTCTGGGCCGCTCCTCCCGGGCCCCCGCTCTCCGGGGGGTTAAGTcccgaccccaagcctgggggcGCCCCCACCTCCTCCCGACGCCCCCTGCTCAGCAGTCCCAGCTGGGGGGGCCCGGAACCAGAAGGCCGGGCGGGCGGCGGCGTCCCCGGCTCTTCCTCCCCGCACCCGGGCACCGGCAGCCGGAGGCTCAAGGTGGCGCCTCCTCCGCCGGCTCCCAAGCCTTGCAAGACCGTGACCACGAGTGGCGCCAAAGCCGGCGGGGGCAAGGGCGCCGGTAGCCGCCTGTCATGGCCCGAAAGCGAGGGCAAGCCCAGGGTCAAGGGGTCAAAGAGCAGCGCCGGGACTGGAGCTtctgccgctgccgctgctgccaccgccgccgccgccgccgccgggggagggggagcggcAGCCACGACCTCTGGTGGGGTCGGGGCTGGGCCTGGAGCCCGAGGGAAGTTGTCCCCTCGGAAAGGCAAGAGTAAGACCTTGGACAACAGTGACTTGCACCCAGGACCGCCGGCCGGCTCTCCTCCTCCGCTAACAGTCCCAGCAACTCTGACTCCAGCCACCGCTGTCACCGCTGCCTCCGCGATGCCCACTGGGCCTGCACCTCCAATCACTCTGGAGCCTCCAGCTCCCGGGCTGAAACGGGGCCGGGAGGGGGGCCGTGCATCCACTCGAGATCGCAAGATGCTCAAGTTTATCAGCGGCATCTTTACCAAGAGCACAGGGGGGCCTCCTGGCTCCGGGCCCCCTCCCGGACCCTCGATCTTGTCTTCTGGCAGCGGGTCCAGGGAGCTGTTGGGCGCAGAGCTCCGTGCCTCCCCTA AGGCTGTGGTCAATAGCCAGGAATGGACTTTGAGCCGCTCCATTCCTGAACTGCGCCTG GGTGTGCTGGGTGATGCCAGGAGTGGGAAGTCATCGCTCATCCACCGGTTCCTGACTGGCTCATACCAGGTGCTGGAGAAGACAGAGA GTGAGCAGCACAAGAAGGAAATGCTGGTGGATGGACAGACTCATCTGGTGTTGATCCGAGAGGAAGCTGGGGCGCCTGATGCCAAG ttctcaggctgggcAGATGCTGTGATCTTGGTCTTCAGCCTGGAGGATGAGAACAGTTTCCAGGCCGTGAGCCGTCTCCATGGGCAGCTGAGCTCC CTCCGGGGGGAGGGACGAGGAGGCCTAGCCCTGGCACTGGTGGGGACACAAG ATAGGATCAGTGCATCCTCCCCTCGGGTTGTGGGCGATGCTCGTGCCAGGGCTCTGTGTGCCGACATGAAGCGCTGCAGCTACTATGAGACCTGTGCGACCTACGGGCTCAATGTGGACCGAGTCTTCCAGGAGG tGGCCCAGAAAGTGGTGACCTTGCGCAAACAGCAACAGCTTCTGGCTGCCTGCAAGTCTCTACCCCGCTCCC AGCACTCCGCTGCTTCCACTCCTGTAGCTGGGCAG GCTAGTAATGGAGGCCACACTAGCGACTACTCTTCATCCCTCCCATCCTCACCCAATGTTGGTCACCGGG CTCGAGCTGAGGCAGTTGCGGTGGCTGGATTGAGCACCCCAGGGTCCCTGCACCGGGCAGCCAAGCGCAGGACCAGCCTCTTTGCG AATCGTCGG AGCAGCGACTCTGAGAAGAGGAGCTTGGATAGTCGGGGAGAGACAACAGGGAGTGGGCGAGCCATCCCCATCAAACAG AGCTTCCTCCTAAAGCGAAGCGGCAACTCCTTGAACAAAGAGTGGAAGAAGAAATACGTGACCCTGTCCAGTAACGGCTTCCTACTCTACCACCCCAGCATTAAT GATTACATCCACAGTACCCATGGCAAGGAGATGGACTTGCTACGAACAACAGTCAAAGTCCCTGGCAAGCGGCCCCCACGGGCCATCTCTGCTTTTGGCCCTTCCGCCAGCATCAACGGGCTGGTAAAGGACATGAGCACTGTCCAGATGGGGGAAGGTCCTG AAGCCACCACTCCCACCCCAAGCCCGAGCCCCAGCCCCAGTTCCCTGCAGCCACCACCAGACCAGACATCCAAGC TCCTGAAGCCAGACCGGAATTTGGCCCGAGCCCTCAGCACTG aCTGTACCCCATCCGGAGACCTGAGCCCCCTGAGTCGGGAACCCCCTCCTTCTCCCATGGTGAAGAAGCAGCGGAGGAAAAAGTTGACAACGCCGTCTAAGACTGAAGGCTCGGCCGGGCAGGCTGAAG AGGAAAACTTCGAGTTCCTGATCGTGTCCAGCACTGGTCAGACGTGGCACTTTGAGGCAGCCAGTTTTGAGGAGCGGGACGCCTGGGTTCAGGCCATCGAAAGTCAGATCCTAGCCAGTCTGCAATGCTGTGAGAGCAGCAAGGTCAAG CTACGCACAGACAGCCAAAGCGAAGCGGTGGCCATCCAGGCGATCCGGAACGCCAAGGGGAACTCTATCTGCGTGGACTGCGGGGCCCCCA ACCCCACGTGGGCCAGCTTGAACCTGGGCGCACTCATCTGCATCGAGTGTTCTGGCATTCACCGGAACCTGGGCACACACCTGTCCCGCGTTCGCTCGCTCGACTTGGACGACTGGCCGCGGGAGCTGACCCTGGTGCTGACAGCTATTGGCAACGACATGGCCAACAGCGTGTGGGAGAGTGACACGCGGGGCCGCGCCAAACCCACACGGGACTCTTCGCG AGAGGAGCGTGAGTCATGGATTCGCGCCAAGTACGAGCAACTGCTGTTCCTGGCGCCTCTGGGCACTCCCGAGGAGCCGCTGGGCCGCCAGCTGTGGGCTGCAGTGCAGGCCCAGGACGTGGCCGCCGTTCTCCTGCTCCTGGCCCATGCGAGACACGGGCCTCTTGACACCAGCCCCGTAGAGGACCCGCAACTTCGCTCCCCACTTCACCTGGCTGCTGAGCTCGCCCACGTCGTCATCACACAACTGCTGCTGTGG TACGGCGCCGACGTTTCCGCCCGCGACGCGCAGGGCCGGACAGCGCTGTTCTACGCCCGCCAGGGTGGAAGTCAGCTGTGTGCCGACATCCTTCTCCAGCACGGCTGCCCGGGTGAGGGCGGCAGCACAGCCACCACCCCCAGCGCGGCCACCACCCCCAGCGCGGCCACCACCCCCAGCATTACCGCCACGCCCAGCCCCCGCCGCCGGAGCAGCGCCGCCAGCATGGGCCGAGCCGACGCCCCAGTCGCGCTGGTATAG